A stretch of Ipomoea triloba cultivar NCNSP0323 chromosome 11, ASM357664v1 DNA encodes these proteins:
- the LOC115997674 gene encoding uncharacterized protein LOC115997674, whose amino-acid sequence MDFWLKARSFAEEAAKRSQEFTKEAAKRSQELTIGGSAKLSDVVLEASKRSKEIAAEASKRSKEIVAEASKRAEEIKVDALKRAEQITSQIPAAAISHLVDSSSTGSTQTTAAAEAAATQADLERFGVTDELREFVKGITLNTFQDFPLQDDSEMSSSIPTVSNVRQDLTEFQEKHAKLVLSSVKEISKLRYALCPRVMRERKFWRIYFILVNSHIAPYEKRYMEEANLKSADNVKTEVTEDNASSVTTSKTTVDGKDQKSKKTTSSTDQDLDVFLLGEDSDDGPDDGDDCFDEDFDKI is encoded by the exons ATGGATTTCTGGCTAAAGGCTCGGAGCTTTGCCGAGGAAGCCGCGAAGCGATCGCAGGAGTTCACCAAGGAAGCTGCTAAGCGCTCGCAGGAGCTGACAATTGGAGGCTCCGCCAAGCTGTCTGACGTTGTTTTGGAGGCGTCTAAGCGGTCCAAAGAGATCGCCGCCGAAGCGTCCAAGCGGTCTAAGGAGATCGTGGCCGAGGCTTCCAAGCGCGCGGAAGAGATCAAAGTCGACGCTCTCAAGCGCGCCGAGCAGATCACTTCTCAAATTCCAGCCGCCGCGATCTCTCACCTTGTCGACTCGTCGTCGACTGGCTCCACTCAAACAACGGCGGCGGCTGAGGCTGCGGCCACGCAGGCCGATCTCGAGAGATTTGGTGTTACGGATGAGTTGAGAGAGTTCGTTAAGGGGATTACATTGAACACATTCCAGGATTTTCCTCTACAAG ATGATTCAGAAATGTCCTCCTCCATTCCCACAGTCTCTAATGTTCGCCAGGATCTTACAGAGTTCCAGGAAAAACATGCAAAACTTGTTCTCTCATCAGTGAAG GAAATCTCTAAACTAAGGTATGCGTTATGCCCCCGTGTGATGAGAGAGAGGAAGTTTTGGAGAATCTACTTCATTCTAGTTAACAGCCATATAGCGCC TTATGAAAAGAGATACATGGAAGAAGCAAATTTAAAATCTGCTGATAATGTAAAGACTGAGGTGACAGAGGACAATGCATCATCTGTTACCACTTCTAAAACTACTGTTGATGGAAAAGACCAGAAAAGTAAGAAGACAACTTCGTCAACCGATCAGGATTTGGATGTGTTCCTCTTGGGAGAGGACAGTGATGATGGACCAG ATGATGGGGATGATTGTTTTGACGAAGATTTTGACAAGATATAG